One window of the Rhizobiaceae bacterium genome contains the following:
- a CDS encoding transporter substrate-binding domain-containing protein, which translates to MRLIFLLALTVLASVAPAFAQSPDVPVFWNDKEQLPNPDLSGRERIRFLTTTDFAPFNFLDAGGRLSGFHVDLARAICKELKVSNRCQIQAVPWAELDGVLAARQGEAIIAGIAITAENRAKYAFTRPYLQFPARFIVGKASTGGEPLAETLKDRRVGVVAGSSHERMLRDYFPEARAVTYSRIEWMLDDLKGNKIDAVFGDGMRLGFWLAGPDGSACCKFAGGPYLAAEYLGRGLAIAVKPEDAELAQAFDYALREIGVKGIFAELYLRYFPVGFF; encoded by the coding sequence GTGAGATTGATTTTCCTGTTAGCGTTAACGGTGCTGGCATCGGTCGCGCCGGCTTTCGCCCAATCGCCCGACGTCCCTGTTTTCTGGAACGACAAGGAGCAGCTTCCAAATCCCGACCTTAGCGGTCGCGAGCGCATCCGCTTCCTGACGACAACCGACTTCGCCCCGTTCAACTTCCTCGACGCCGGCGGCCGCCTGTCCGGCTTCCATGTCGATCTCGCCCGGGCGATCTGCAAGGAACTCAAGGTTTCAAACCGGTGCCAGATACAGGCCGTGCCATGGGCCGAACTCGACGGCGTTCTCGCGGCGCGTCAGGGGGAAGCGATCATCGCCGGCATCGCCATCACGGCCGAGAACCGGGCGAAATACGCCTTCACGCGACCCTACCTGCAGTTTCCCGCGCGCTTCATCGTCGGCAAGGCGTCGACAGGCGGGGAACCGCTGGCCGAAACACTGAAGGACCGCCGTGTCGGCGTTGTGGCGGGATCGTCGCATGAGAGGATGCTCCGGGACTATTTTCCCGAAGCGCGCGCCGTCACCTATTCACGCATCGAGTGGATGCTCGACGATCTGAAGGGAAACAAGATCGATGCCGTCTTCGGCGACGGCATGCGGCTCGGCTTCTGGCTGGCCGGGCCGGACGGCAGCGCCTGCTGCAAATTTGCGGGCGGCCCCTATCTCGCGGCCGAATATCTCGGGCGAGGCCTGGCGATCGCGGTAAAGCCCGAAGACGCAGAGCTCGCACAGGCCTTCGACTATGCGCTGCGCGAGATCGGCGTCAAAGGCATTTTCGCCGAGCTTTACCTGCGCTACTTCCCGGTCGGCTTCTTCTGA
- a CDS encoding tellurite resistance TerB family protein translates to MPLPTAHEAIINLMVITSASDRDMTDVELARIGEVVKTWPIFADFDQNELLKAAQDCQAQLQKKGGLNKVLTEAAQAVPVHLHDTAYAAAFEVAAVDLEMRMEEARIMQMLRSHLEVEPEICTAIERAAKARHRMLA, encoded by the coding sequence GTGCCGCTGCCCACCGCTCATGAAGCCATCATCAACCTGATGGTGATCACCTCCGCGTCCGACCGTGACATGACCGATGTCGAACTGGCGCGCATCGGCGAGGTCGTGAAGACGTGGCCGATCTTCGCCGACTTCGACCAGAACGAATTGCTCAAGGCAGCGCAGGACTGTCAGGCGCAGCTGCAAAAGAAGGGCGGGCTGAACAAGGTGCTGACGGAAGCCGCGCAGGCGGTCCCCGTGCATCTGCACGATACGGCCTATGCGGCGGCTTTCGAGGTTGCGGCCGTCGATCTGGAAATGCGCATGGAGGAAGCCCGCATCATGCAGATGCTGCGCAGCCATCTCGAGGTCGAGCCCGAAATCTGCACCGCCATCGAGCGCGCGGCAAAGGCGCGGCACCGCATGCTTGCCTGA
- a CDS encoding helix-turn-helix transcriptional regulator, with amino-acid sequence MKKKQRLAATGVRILQNTHVESLGLSVREIECLAWAAVGKTERQISQIIGVSEHTSEKYLLSAKSKLGAVNRTHAVAEAIRRGLI; translated from the coding sequence ATGAAGAAAAAACAAAGACTAGCGGCGACGGGGGTAAGAATCTTGCAGAATACGCATGTGGAATCGCTCGGCCTGTCCGTGCGCGAGATCGAATGTCTTGCGTGGGCGGCGGTTGGCAAAACCGAGCGTCAGATATCGCAGATAATAGGCGTTTCGGAGCATACTTCGGAGAAATATCTGCTCAGCGCAAAGTCGAAGCTGGGCGCCGTGAACCGCACGCACGCAGTCGCGGAAGCAATTCGCAGAGGGCTCATCTAG
- a CDS encoding lysine--tRNA ligase: MSRSSLIDLSPDMLAAAAESKAWPFEEAKKIIDRYKGRDFPETVLFETGYGPSGLPHIGTFGEVARTTMVRHAFRVLTRDQVKTKLLCFSDDMDGMRKIPDNVPDRAFLEPYLQMPLTVVPNPFGGDYESFGHHNNAMLRRFLDTFGFDYEFASATDYYKSGRFDEVLLRATEKYDDIMKVMLPTLGEERRATYSPFLPISPKSGRVLYVPMKHVDAKAGTVTFDDEDGAETTLPVTGGKVKMQWKPDFGMRWAALGVDFEMFGKDHQTNAPVYDRICNILGGRAPEHFVYELFLDEYGQKISKSKGNGLTIDEWLTYATTESLALYMFQRPRQAKKLYFDVIPKAVDEYYSFLSAYPKQAWKERLGNPVWHIHSGEPPAIDLPVSFALLLNLVSASNAHDRSVLWGFISRHAPGVTPDTHPELDRLAGYAIRYFEDFVRPTKVYRAPDEVEREALAALSDALAELPAQADGEAIQNAALNVARRIERYQDHSKQSPEGGPGVSVAFFQMIYQVLIGQERGPRFGSFAALYGIDNTRALIGQALAGQLAA, translated from the coding sequence ATGTCGCGATCCAGCCTGATCGACCTGTCGCCCGATATGCTTGCCGCAGCCGCGGAGAGCAAAGCCTGGCCGTTCGAGGAAGCGAAAAAGATCATCGACCGCTACAAGGGCCGCGATTTTCCAGAAACCGTCCTGTTCGAGACCGGCTACGGGCCGTCCGGCCTGCCGCATATCGGCACGTTCGGCGAGGTGGCGCGCACCACCATGGTGCGGCACGCCTTTCGCGTGCTGACCAGGGATCAGGTGAAGACGAAGCTGCTCTGCTTCTCCGACGACATGGACGGCATGCGCAAGATCCCGGACAACGTGCCGGACCGCGCATTTCTGGAGCCCTATCTCCAGATGCCGCTGACGGTCGTGCCGAACCCGTTCGGCGGCGACTACGAGAGTTTTGGTCATCACAACAATGCGATGCTGCGGCGTTTCCTCGACACGTTCGGCTTCGACTACGAATTCGCCAGCGCGACGGATTACTACAAGTCGGGACGTTTCGACGAAGTGCTGCTGCGCGCCACCGAGAAGTACGACGACATCATGAAGGTGATGCTGCCGACGCTGGGCGAGGAGCGCCGCGCCACCTACAGTCCGTTCCTGCCGATCTCGCCGAAGAGCGGGCGAGTCCTCTACGTGCCGATGAAGCATGTCGACGCGAAGGCCGGCACCGTCACTTTCGACGACGAGGACGGCGCCGAGACAACGCTTCCCGTCACCGGCGGCAAGGTGAAGATGCAGTGGAAGCCGGATTTCGGCATGCGCTGGGCAGCGCTCGGCGTCGATTTCGAGATGTTCGGCAAGGACCACCAGACCAACGCGCCAGTCTACGACCGCATCTGCAACATTCTTGGCGGACGCGCGCCGGAGCACTTCGTCTACGAACTCTTCCTCGACGAGTACGGCCAGAAGATTTCCAAGTCGAAGGGCAACGGCCTCACCATCGACGAATGGCTGACCTACGCCACGACCGAAAGCCTCGCGCTCTACATGTTCCAGCGGCCGCGACAGGCCAAGAAGCTCTATTTCGACGTGATCCCGAAGGCGGTGGACGAATATTACTCCTTCCTCTCCGCCTATCCGAAGCAGGCCTGGAAGGAGCGTCTCGGCAATCCGGTGTGGCACATCCATAGCGGTGAACCGCCGGCGATCGACCTGCCGGTGAGCTTCGCGCTGCTGCTCAACCTCGTCAGCGCTTCCAACGCGCATGACCGGTCGGTGCTATGGGGGTTCATCTCGCGCCATGCGCCGGGCGTGACGCCGGACACGCATCCGGAGCTGGACAGGCTTGCAGGCTACGCCATCCGCTACTTCGAGGATTTCGTGCGGCCGACCAAGGTCTACCGTGCGCCGGACGAGGTGGAGCGCGAGGCGCTGGCCGCGCTCTCGGACGCTCTGGCAGAACTGCCGGCGCAGGCCGATGGCGAGGCGATCCAGAACGCCGCGCTCAACGTAGCCCGCAGGATCGAGCGCTATCAGGACCATTCCAAGCAGAGCCCGGAAGGCGGTCCCGGCGTGTCGGTCGCCTTCTTCCAGATGATCTACCAGGTGTTGATCGGGCAGGAACGCGGCCCGCGCTTCGGCTCTTTCGCGGCGCTCTACGGCATCGACAACACGCGCGCGCTCATTGGGCAGGCGCTGGCTGGTCAGTTGGCGGCGTAG
- a CDS encoding helix-turn-helix transcriptional regulator, translating to MLSHERVWAAIDALAARYQLSASGLAKRAGLDSTAFNKSKRMSADGRPRWPSTESLSKIMEATNASLDEFMDLVRVAAPEAKSAPRRHSVVPMVGFAQAGANGFFDDGGFQPGDGFELVDLPENAGEGTFALGIQGDSMLPLYRRGDILIVKPDAALRQGDRVVVRTVGGEVMAKVLEKRTAKAIDLKSLNPEHPDRHIAVADIEWMARILWASQ from the coding sequence ATGCTCTCCCACGAGCGCGTTTGGGCCGCGATCGACGCTCTTGCCGCGCGCTACCAGCTTTCCGCTTCGGGCCTTGCCAAGCGCGCCGGGCTCGATTCCACCGCATTCAACAAGTCGAAGCGCATGTCGGCGGACGGCCGTCCACGCTGGCCCTCCACGGAATCGCTTTCGAAGATCATGGAGGCGACGAACGCGTCGCTGGACGAGTTCATGGACCTCGTCAGGGTTGCGGCTCCTGAAGCGAAGTCCGCGCCGCGCCGGCATTCCGTGGTGCCCATGGTCGGTTTCGCCCAGGCCGGGGCCAACGGCTTTTTCGACGATGGCGGCTTCCAGCCCGGCGACGGCTTCGAACTGGTGGACTTGCCGGAAAATGCCGGGGAGGGCACCTTCGCCCTCGGCATTCAGGGAGATTCCATGCTGCCGCTCTATCGAAGAGGTGACATCCTCATCGTCAAGCCCGACGCGGCGCTGCGGCAGGGCGATCGCGTCGTGGTGCGCACGGTCGGTGGCGAGGTGATGGCCAAGGTGCTTGAAAAGCGCACGGCCAAGGCGATCGACCTGAAGTCGCTCAATCCGGAACATCCCGACCGCCATATCGCCGTCGCCGATATTGAGTGGATGGCCCGCATCCTCTGGGCGAGCCAGTGA
- a CDS encoding ABC transporter permease, with amino-acid sequence MNKKDLGLLILILVVGLGVYLRNPLFLSPNNLANTANLIGLFGLFSIAQGFVIITGGIELSVGSMIALLGVLFVDMVGRLGVPWPIAAAIVMALGLLLGLAHGLLITKLRMQPFVVTLCGLLIYRGASRGYTADATAGFPFGSIYPGLDFFVARPWGIPTSVFVLAVVAVIAWIVLHRSVFGRYLFAVGKNEEAAKFSGIRTTAVITAAYVICAGLTAIAAIFFAMYTRSVSPSSHANFYELYAIAAAVLGGFSLRGGEGSIVGVILGTILLQILQNLVNLLGIPSSLNFAVMGTVILVGVLVDQQWGYMRERRRIREAARAPAEQPAE; translated from the coding sequence GTGAACAAGAAAGACCTGGGTCTCCTGATCCTGATCCTCGTCGTCGGGCTCGGCGTCTACCTGCGCAACCCGCTTTTCCTGTCGCCGAACAACCTCGCCAACACGGCGAACCTCATCGGCCTGTTCGGTCTGTTCTCGATCGCGCAGGGTTTCGTCATCATCACCGGCGGCATCGAGCTTTCCGTCGGCTCGATGATCGCGCTGCTCGGCGTGCTTTTCGTCGACATGGTCGGACGGCTTGGCGTCCCCTGGCCGATAGCCGCGGCGATCGTCATGGCGCTCGGCCTGCTGCTCGGCCTCGCGCACGGGCTCCTGATCACCAAGCTCAGGATGCAGCCCTTCGTGGTGACGCTCTGCGGCCTTCTCATCTATCGCGGCGCCTCGCGCGGCTACACGGCCGACGCCACCGCCGGCTTCCCCTTCGGCAGCATCTATCCCGGTCTCGATTTCTTCGTCGCGCGGCCGTGGGGCATCCCGACCTCCGTCTTCGTCCTCGCCGTGGTCGCGGTGATCGCGTGGATCGTGCTGCACCGCTCCGTCTTCGGCCGCTATCTCTTCGCCGTCGGCAAGAACGAGGAAGCGGCGAAGTTTTCAGGCATTCGCACCACGGCCGTCATCACCGCCGCCTATGTCATCTGCGCCGGCCTGACGGCGATCGCGGCGATCTTCTTCGCCATGTACACGCGCTCCGTTTCGCCGTCCTCGCATGCGAATTTCTATGAGCTCTACGCCATTGCCGCAGCCGTTCTCGGCGGCTTCTCGCTGCGCGGCGGCGAGGGCTCTATCGTCGGCGTCATCCTCGGCACCATCCTGCTCCAGATCCTGCAGAACCTCGTGAACCTGCTCGGCATTCCCTCGTCGCTCAACTTCGCCGTGATGGGCACGGTGATTCTGGTGGGCGTGCTGGTCGATCAGCAATGGGGCTACATGCGCGAGCGCAGACGGATACGCGAAGCGGCGCGCGCGCCGGCGGAGCAGCCGGCCGAATAG
- a CDS encoding thermonuclease family protein, with protein MKAPVAAGAVAGFVLLSALAYVGGRSLEQPAVTIDMDDLPTEIPADDDEQASGEAPMGPSATTPESGTTDSTGATPDTSGFERVAPREPLSELSLALPPKPKPPGEWKGTILHRAVAPSAGVIEAMGYRVAIAGIDPVTAGESCSYEGKDWDCGVYARTAFRAFLRGRSPTCVVPPEPDREMIAADCRIGKEDVGEWLVSNGWARAAATGPYGEAGKKAEERKAGVFGPPPSKAGLPALPQSYPPIDATVRDTPSIEILVPDDGGSSFEAPTPPTDQPAPAQ; from the coding sequence ATGAAAGCGCCTGTCGCCGCCGGCGCGGTTGCCGGTTTCGTGCTTTTGAGCGCGCTTGCCTATGTCGGCGGCCGCTCGCTGGAACAGCCGGCGGTCACCATCGACATGGACGACCTGCCGACCGAGATTCCGGCCGATGATGACGAGCAGGCCAGCGGCGAGGCTCCGATGGGCCCCTCGGCCACGACACCCGAATCCGGCACGACCGACAGCACCGGAGCGACACCGGACACGTCCGGTTTCGAACGCGTCGCGCCGCGCGAGCCGCTGAGCGAACTGTCGCTGGCGCTGCCGCCGAAACCGAAGCCGCCGGGCGAGTGGAAGGGCACCATCCTGCACCGCGCGGTCGCGCCGTCAGCCGGCGTGATCGAGGCGATGGGTTACCGCGTCGCGATTGCCGGGATCGACCCGGTGACGGCGGGCGAGAGTTGCAGCTACGAAGGCAAGGACTGGGATTGCGGCGTCTACGCACGCACCGCCTTCCGCGCCTTTCTGCGCGGTCGCTCGCCGACCTGCGTCGTGCCGCCCGAGCCGGACCGCGAAATGATCGCCGCGGATTGCCGGATCGGCAAGGAAGACGTCGGCGAGTGGCTGGTCTCGAACGGATGGGCGCGCGCCGCCGCGACCGGCCCCTATGGCGAAGCCGGCAAGAAGGCGGAAGAGCGGAAGGCCGGCGTCTTCGGCCCGCCGCCGAGCAAGGCCGGCCTGCCGGCGCTGCCGCAATCCTACCCGCCTATCGATGCGACGGTGCGCGACACGCCGTCGATCGAAATCCTCGTGCCGGACGACGGTGGCTCGTCCTTCGAGGCGCCTACGCCGCCAACTGACCAGCCAGCGCCTGCCCAATGA